Proteins from one Myxococcales bacterium genomic window:
- the purD gene encoding phosphoribosylamine--glycine ligase: protein METMSGRKVLVLGSGGREHALADALLASPSVAEVVVAPGNAGTSARPAWVSGGKSLRCATGEGLELARRERPDLVVVGPEVPLTAGVIDELTREGFLAYGPSQRAAALEGSKAFMKDFAARHRLRTAHYAVVTEVEQVESRVREFEQPPVVKADGLCAGKGVVVAESHAEAITAAREMLGGHRFGAAGRRVVLEERLLGAEASVHAVCDGERAFVLPAAQDHKRIGDGDTGPNTGGMGTYAPAPLITAELAERIRVEVIERALAGMAADGNPFRGTLFAGLMISPAGEPHLLEFNVRFGDPETQVLMNVIDGDFAELLASAARGKLAPDAIQVAPRHALCVVLAAPGYPATPVLGAPIRGLERALELDGVRVYHAGTRSDGAHTVTAGGRVLGVTARGATLAEAHALAYRAAALIEFDGKQLRHDIGARALGPEVR from the coding sequence ATGGAGACAATGTCGGGTCGGAAGGTCCTCGTATTGGGTTCGGGCGGAAGGGAGCACGCACTCGCTGATGCGCTGCTCGCGTCGCCGTCGGTGGCAGAGGTCGTGGTGGCGCCGGGCAACGCCGGCACCAGCGCGCGACCGGCCTGGGTTTCCGGGGGCAAGAGCCTGCGCTGCGCGACGGGTGAGGGGCTCGAGCTCGCCCGACGCGAGCGGCCAGATCTGGTCGTCGTGGGTCCCGAGGTCCCGCTGACGGCCGGGGTGATCGACGAGCTCACCCGCGAGGGTTTTCTCGCGTACGGTCCATCGCAACGCGCCGCCGCGCTCGAAGGCTCGAAGGCGTTCATGAAGGACTTCGCCGCGCGCCACCGGCTCCGAACCGCCCACTACGCGGTCGTCACGGAGGTCGAACAGGTCGAGTCTCGGGTGCGCGAATTCGAGCAGCCACCGGTGGTGAAGGCCGACGGACTGTGCGCCGGCAAAGGCGTGGTGGTGGCCGAGTCACACGCCGAGGCGATCACCGCCGCGCGCGAGATGCTCGGCGGACATCGCTTCGGAGCCGCGGGCCGGCGCGTCGTGCTCGAAGAGCGCTTGCTCGGCGCGGAGGCCAGTGTGCACGCGGTGTGTGATGGGGAGCGCGCCTTCGTGCTGCCGGCAGCGCAGGATCACAAACGCATCGGCGACGGCGACACCGGTCCGAACACCGGCGGCATGGGCACCTACGCACCGGCTCCGCTGATCACCGCCGAGCTCGCGGAGCGGATCCGCGTGGAGGTGATCGAGCGCGCGCTCGCGGGCATGGCCGCCGACGGCAACCCATTTCGCGGCACGCTGTTCGCCGGTTTGATGATCAGCCCGGCCGGTGAGCCCCACTTGCTCGAATTCAACGTGCGCTTCGGCGATCCGGAGACTCAGGTGCTCATGAACGTGATCGACGGTGACTTCGCCGAGCTGCTCGCCAGCGCTGCTCGCGGCAAGCTGGCTCCGGACGCGATTCAGGTCGCTCCGCGGCACGCGCTGTGTGTGGTGCTCGCGGCACCGGGATATCCTGCGACGCCGGTGCTGGGGGCGCCGATTCGCGGCCTCGAGCGTGCGCTCGAGCTGGACGGCGTGCGGGTCTATCACGCTGGGACACGCAGCGACGGGGCTCACACCGTGACGGCAGGAGGTCGCGTGCTCGGCGTGACCGCTCGTGGCGCCACGCTGGCGGAGGCGCACGCGCTTGCCTATCGCGCTGCCGCTCTGATCGAGTTCGACGGGAAACAGCTGCGACACGACATCGGCGCGCGGGCGCTCGGTCCCGAGGTCCGGTGA
- a CDS encoding Sua5/YciO/YrdC/YwlC family protein gives MSERFALALAHLEQGGVVAAATESLFGLLADATRSDAVARLVALKPRVDKGVPLILPNRESWSSVAEPIPALACALADAFWPGPLTLAVRARAALDPCLVQDANVAVRLPPPSPAARLAAALGRPLTATSANRTGEAPTADASAVRSSFAPEVANGSLFVLDDTAPGGPPSTVVVVDQEGFRVVREGAVSAAAIAACVSSARGGEQMG, from the coding sequence GTGAGCGAGCGGTTCGCGCTGGCTCTCGCCCACCTGGAGCAGGGCGGCGTGGTGGCGGCGGCCACTGAATCGCTCTTCGGTCTGCTCGCCGATGCTACGCGGTCGGATGCCGTGGCCCGTCTGGTCGCGCTCAAGCCGCGCGTCGACAAAGGTGTCCCGCTGATCTTGCCGAACCGCGAGAGTTGGTCGAGTGTGGCCGAGCCCATTCCAGCTCTCGCTTGCGCTCTGGCGGACGCGTTCTGGCCCGGCCCGCTCACGCTCGCGGTGCGCGCGCGCGCGGCGCTCGACCCGTGCTTGGTGCAGGACGCCAACGTCGCCGTTCGCCTGCCGCCGCCGTCCCCGGCGGCGCGGCTCGCCGCGGCGCTCGGTCGCCCGCTCACCGCAACCAGTGCCAATCGAACCGGCGAGGCGCCGACGGCAGACGCCAGCGCCGTGCGGTCGTCCTTCGCTCCGGAGGTCGCGAATGGGAGCCTGTTCGTGCTCGATGACACGGCTCCGGGCGGGCCACCGTCGACGGTGGTGGTGGTCGATCAGGAGGGATTTCGCGTTGTGCGCGAGGGTGCGGTGTCCGCCGCCGCGATTGCGGCGTGCGTGAGCTCCGCGCGCGGCGGCGAACAAATGGGCTAA
- a CDS encoding DUF1015 domain-containing protein — protein sequence MVDVAPLAPLVYSPELLPAVVAPPYDVIDAELRETLAVRHPENVVHLDLPSGEGAAKYAEARRLLADWQSRGVLQRDRQPAFWRYAQTFEPPGGGARLTRSGFFALVRVQSYADRVILPHERTLTGPKLDRLELGRATRAAISPGFMLYSDPERTLDGYLDDGDPFADFTTDDGVRHQLSRVSKATSVVRIASALADARLLIADGHHRYETALTLSSEIDAEARAAGGRIPERAEHHYFPVLLANGDDPSLVVFPTHRLLHSLASADFGTLLVRAEQLFAITPASGGVDDLAAALEHAPEASLCVVAPDGRAALLVARAGVDLESHPVLGKRPAVLRETAVTLLHDGLLEHVLGISPEAQAQKTNIRYVQSARDGIAGLNQGGQLLFLMKPTPVRVVRSVAEAGEVMPQKSTFFYPKVPTGLFFHTLDPERDVS from the coding sequence ATGGTCGATGTCGCCCCGCTCGCCCCGCTCGTTTATTCCCCGGAGCTTTTGCCGGCGGTGGTGGCGCCTCCCTACGACGTGATCGATGCCGAGCTGCGCGAGACCTTGGCCGTGCGCCACCCGGAGAACGTCGTCCACCTCGACCTGCCCAGCGGTGAGGGCGCAGCCAAGTACGCCGAAGCACGCCGCCTGCTCGCTGACTGGCAATCGCGCGGCGTGCTCCAGCGCGACCGCCAACCCGCGTTCTGGCGCTACGCGCAGACCTTCGAGCCTCCGGGGGGCGGCGCGCGCCTGACCCGCAGTGGATTCTTCGCGCTCGTCCGGGTCCAGTCCTACGCCGACCGCGTGATCTTGCCCCACGAGCGCACCCTTACCGGTCCAAAGCTCGACCGGCTCGAGCTGGGCCGCGCGACGCGCGCCGCGATTTCGCCGGGGTTCATGCTGTACTCCGATCCCGAACGCACCCTCGATGGGTACCTCGACGACGGCGACCCCTTCGCTGATTTCACCACCGACGACGGAGTGCGCCACCAGCTGTCGCGGGTCAGCAAGGCCACGTCGGTCGTGCGTATCGCCAGCGCCCTCGCCGACGCGCGCTTGCTGATCGCGGATGGGCACCACCGCTACGAGACGGCACTCACACTTTCGTCCGAGATTGACGCCGAGGCTCGGGCGGCCGGAGGGCGGATCCCCGAGCGCGCCGAGCACCACTACTTCCCGGTCCTGCTCGCCAACGGCGACGATCCGAGCCTGGTGGTGTTTCCGACCCACCGATTGCTGCACAGCCTGGCCAGCGCGGACTTCGGCACGCTGCTCGTGCGCGCGGAGCAGCTCTTTGCCATCACTCCCGCCAGCGGCGGCGTCGACGATCTCGCGGCTGCCCTCGAGCACGCCCCCGAGGCCAGCCTGTGTGTGGTGGCGCCGGACGGGCGAGCTGCTCTGCTCGTCGCCCGCGCGGGTGTGGATCTCGAATCCCACCCGGTGCTGGGCAAGCGGCCGGCGGTCCTGCGCGAGACCGCCGTGACGCTGCTCCACGATGGGCTGCTCGAGCACGTGCTCGGGATCTCGCCCGAAGCCCAGGCGCAAAAGACCAACATCCGCTACGTCCAGAGCGCGCGCGACGGTATCGCCGGCCTCAACCAAGGCGGCCAGCTGTTGTTCTTGATGAAACCAACGCCCGTCCGCGTGGTGCGCAGCGTCGCCGAGGCCGGCGAGGTCATGCCCCAGAAATCGACCTTCTTTTACCCGAAGGTCCCCACCGGGCTCTTCTTCCACACGCTCGATCCCGAGCGCGACGTCAGCTGA
- the serC gene encoding 3-phosphoserine/phosphohydroxythreonine transaminase translates to MRAMNFNAGPAALPLTALERAARELLDVEGTGMSIMEHSHRGKAYEAVHNQAISLVRELLAVPESYDVLLLQGGASQQFAVVPMNLLAEGQSADYVLTGAWSQKAIKEAKVLGKARVAASTEVDKKFTRVPKPSELELDPAAAYVHITSNNTIFGTQFAAFPDTGKVPLVADMSSDIMWKPIDVSKFGLIYAGAQKNLGPSGVTLVIIDKALTAVGRKDIPSIFQYRTHADNNSLYNTPPTFGVYILRNVLESVKQAGGLAAMEKHNREKGGLLYAAIDARPDFYRCPVERESRSLMNVVFNLPTEALEAEFLAEASKRKMVGLKGHRSVGGIRASIYNASSKEWVQGLVDLMNEFQKGR, encoded by the coding sequence ATGCGAGCGATGAATTTCAACGCTGGACCCGCGGCGCTTCCCCTTACCGCCCTGGAGCGCGCTGCGCGCGAGCTCTTGGACGTCGAGGGCACCGGCATGAGCATCATGGAGCACAGCCATCGGGGCAAGGCCTACGAGGCGGTGCACAACCAAGCCATCAGCCTGGTGCGCGAGCTGCTCGCCGTCCCCGAGAGCTACGACGTGCTGCTGTTGCAGGGCGGTGCAAGCCAACAGTTCGCCGTCGTTCCGATGAACCTGCTCGCGGAGGGTCAGAGCGCGGACTACGTGCTCACCGGCGCGTGGTCACAGAAGGCGATCAAAGAAGCGAAGGTCCTGGGCAAGGCGCGCGTCGCGGCTTCGACCGAGGTGGACAAGAAGTTCACCCGCGTGCCGAAGCCGAGCGAGCTGGAGCTCGATCCGGCGGCGGCCTACGTGCACATCACGAGCAACAACACCATCTTCGGGACGCAGTTCGCCGCGTTCCCCGACACCGGCAAGGTCCCGCTGGTCGCAGACATGTCCAGCGACATCATGTGGAAGCCCATCGACGTCAGCAAGTTCGGCCTGATCTATGCCGGCGCGCAGAAGAACTTGGGCCCGTCCGGCGTCACTCTCGTGATCATCGACAAAGCGCTGACAGCTGTGGGCCGCAAGGACATCCCCAGCATCTTCCAGTACCGCACGCACGCCGACAACAACTCGCTCTACAACACACCTCCGACCTTCGGAGTCTACATCCTGCGCAACGTGCTCGAGTCGGTGAAACAGGCCGGCGGCCTGGCGGCGATGGAGAAACACAACCGCGAAAAAGGCGGGCTCTTGTACGCGGCCATCGACGCCCGGCCGGATTTCTACCGCTGCCCGGTCGAACGCGAGAGCCGCTCGCTCATGAACGTGGTGTTCAACCTGCCGACGGAGGCGCTCGAAGCGGAGTTCCTGGCTGAGGCCAGCAAACGCAAGATGGTCGGCCTCAAGGGTCACCGCTCGGTCGGCGGTATTCGCGCCAGCATCTACAACGCGAGCAGCAAAGAGTGGGTCCAGGGTCTCGTGGACCTCATGAACGAGTTCCAGAAGGGTCGCTGA